The Streptomyces vinaceus genome contains the following window.
AGACCCCGATGCCGGTGCCCTTGCAGACGCTGATGCCGATGCCGATGCCCGCCGGGCACGACTTCGGCTCCGCCTCACCGACCGGCATGCTCGCCGCGCACCTGCTCGCCGCCCTCCTCTGCGGGCTCTGGCTCGCGTACGGGGAGCGGGGCGCGTTCCGCGCGCTGCGGGCCCTGGCCGGTCTGCTGCTCGTACCGCTGCGGTGGGTCTTCCGGCTCCCCGCCCCCGCCGACCGGCCGCGCCGCCGCGTCCGCCCCGATCTGCGCGCACGCCCGCTGCGCGCACTGCTGCTCGTCCACGCGATCACCTCGCGGGGTCCGCCTCCCGGGACCGCTGTCAGCTGACAGCCGGCTCACCGACGCGCGACGCCGCTCCGCTGCGCGCCTCGGTCATCGGCCCCGCCGTCCGGCGGGCCGTACCGCTCACCGGCCCGCCCCGCCCTCGGCGCGCGGGCGGCGCCGGACCCGGATCCGGGATTTCCAGAAGGACCTCAGGCGATGACCCCTGCCCTGCTTCCCCGTCCGACCGCCACCGGGACGGCGCCCCTGCGCCACCGCGGCGGCCCCGACGAGCCGACGACCCTGCTGGCGCTCGCCGCACGTGAGGGCGACCCCGACGCGGTGGACCGTTTCGTACGCGCCCTGCACCACGACGTCCGGCGCTACGTGGCCTACCTCAGCGCCGATCCGCAGTCGGCGGACGACCTGACCCAGGAGACGTTCCTGCGCGCCCTCGGCAGCCTGCACCGCTTCGAGGGCCGTTCCTCCGCCCGTACGTGGCTGCTCTCGATCGCCCGGCGCACCGTCATCGACAGCCTCCGCCACAAGGCGGCGCGCCCCAGGATCTCGGACC
Protein-coding sequences here:
- a CDS encoding sigma-70 family RNA polymerase sigma factor, with translation MTPALLPRPTATGTAPLRHRGGPDEPTTLLALAAREGDPDAVDRFVRALHHDVRRYVAYLSADPQSADDLTQETFLRALGSLHRFEGRSSARTWLLSIARRTVIDSLRHKAARPRISDRDDWQSAAERAQPRGLPGFEDGIALAELLGTIPAERRDVFVLTQVLGLPYAEAASALGCPIGTVRSRVARARTSLLELLTDADADAGGPELAATAAA